The Toxorhynchites rutilus septentrionalis strain SRP chromosome 1, ASM2978413v1, whole genome shotgun sequence genome contains the following window.
ttggtgatcaatttttatttatatagttagaAGACATAGGAaagcctgaaaatccatttcctttTCGAACAAAGACAAATTCATTTGTcttcgaattttccgatttttctctccgcacacaaaacaaaatacaataaaAGGAAGATAATaatttcaaatattaatatatagatatatatataagttaacaagTTAAATGAATTTCGGAATAATAACGTAAGCCACTGAACGAATTGGAGGGTCGATGACAACTGAGAATTTACTTTATTGCCTATTTTCACAGAGGTCTGATTATTATGGTTTCCTAACTGCCTGTTAAGCTGTTTCTTATTGCGTGCATTCTGGGTGTCGTTGTTGGTGCGTGGTCAGCTTGTTAGAATGTGTGTCAACGTTCGTTCGTTCGATGACACATTGGTTCACATCGTGTGGCGTGGAGCGAtcgcttgttgttgttgtgttgtTGATATCGGGATGCTCGATAAGTATTGTGGGTGATCCTTTTGTAACTGCTCCCTCTTCTACTTCCGAAAGTCCCTTTTCGGAATCTCGTTGAGTTTTTATACGACGTTTTCCTGCTCTCATTCAAAAACAAAGGTTGTAGGTCCTGAATACGATGACGCTGCTATAAGCAACAATGATCATGGAGACGGTTGACAATCCTCCGAAGATTCCCCAAAGTTTCAAGTCAAATTCGTTTTGCCTGAGGTAGACATGTTTCAATGTTTCTCTGTTGCTGATAGTTTGATTATTTACGTGTGCGATATCGTAAATTTTCTGAAGTTTCCAGTATACTTTGACATTATGCATTGCTCCCTGGATTATATCTAGCTTGGCAGTATATTCACTGCTGTAAAATTTTTCTTCATTGAAGAATATTGTGCAGTTGTCGAAGTTGATTAGAAAGTTTCCTTCCAATGTTCGATTATCTGGTCCACATGTTGATattaaagtttgattttttgcgTTGCGAATGAGAAGGTTGTTTTCAGAAATGAGGTTTTGTAGAGTTTTATTTTGTGTCTCGGAAACACATTCTGTTTTCCTACCGAAAATCAGTGAAACAACGCATTTATCTGTAAATTCCTTTAAATTCGATGACCTTTGTACATAATCTTCAGGATTCGTGGTGTTATAAAGGGTATTCTCGTTTTTTATAAGGTGCGTTGGAGTATTTCGTATCATCTGGTTTCTTTGTACCAATGGATAAATTCTAATGACAGTAGACGTTCTGTTTTGTAGCTGAGGTACACTCAAGATGTATAACAGCATCTCTTTGTAACGACTATCTTGGGTGTTACAAATTGAAGAGCTTCGTCAGGTAACTGTATTTCTATGCCTTGATTTTGGAGCAGGGTTCTTATCACGGATATTTCATGGATAGAGAGCATTCGTCCGTTAATCGCTgatgtttttgataaaataattgCTTCTTGAATGTCTTCCAACAGGGTGTTTATTATGTCGATGTTCAAAATAATAGTGATCACCTTCAATTCATCCAAAATGATCTTTACTGTGTGTAGATTAGATGTAATTTGATTTACTGCATTCGTTAGTGATTTGATTCGTTCATTGATCTGGACGTTAACTTGATATTGCTGGTTGTTTTGTTCAATAAGGTCGTTCATTGTTGAGTTAATTATTCGCAAATCCTGAGCGTCCGGTGATCCTGCGATCCACTTCCACCCATATCCTAAGCTGTCCCATCGTTTCTGTCTACTATGATTCTGCGGTTTGATGTGATAGAAATTtgtgtacaatttttttatcctatattttataatgtttgttaatggatttttttcttcaaactttGTGTAAGATAAGCTTGTTAATAAATTAACAGTTTGTTCTATTTCATACATATCAATCGGATGGATGATCTTAATATTCCCTGTCTGCACCCTACACAATTTCTCGCTGGTTATCAATAGGGGATTTTCGTACAGATTTTGTATGTGTAATTGGGATGAATTTGTTATACCCAATAGGCTGATGAACAAGAACCAACatattttgaatttctgaaATTAAAGGATAGTACCTCATGTTAGAAGTGCATAATAATTTGCAAAatgtttaattaaaaaaaatgttttacaattttcttttccgtttaatttttgatttatgtAGTTTTATGTTCCTATggtcaataaatgtttttcttcGATTATGTCTGACATTCTGCCTTTTGAACTTtggtttcttcttttcttttataCCTTGaaccttgctataaacagtctCGTTTTCTACTAAATATGGTTCTCCAACTCTCTTTTTGTTATGAGCTTCATTAGTTTTATTCTGATAAGCCTCTAATTTTTCAGTTATTTCATCAAATATTTGATTTCTATTCTCGAGAATTGTTTCAAGATTAAGGGGTCTCTCTTGTCCATCTTTTATTCCGTAGAAAATTtctattgattttaattttgttgcACTGTGAATTGTTGCGTTATATAGTGTCGTGGATATTTTGTAGATTTCTTTGCTAGTTAGATCAGGATATTTTGGTCGTACGCAGAGAAAAATCTCATTGAGCGTTGAATGAAAACGTTCTACGATTCCGTTCATTTCACTGTGATTGGAGGGTGTGAAATACATTTCTACTTCGAGTCTTTGTAGTAATGCTCTAACTTCAATTGATTTAAAAGCGACTTCATTGTCGCAAACAATCATTCTTGGGGTACCGTATGTTGAAATTAGTTTAATGAGGCCACGTTTGACGTCTATAATCGATCTCGATTTTATAGGGATAAGCATAGCAAAGCGAGATAGTTTATCCACAGCGGACAAAAACAGATCGGGGGAGGAAATAAAAATGTCAAGATGAAGTATATCCAATGGTTTTTTAGGAATGGGAGTACTAGAAAGTTTTATTTTATATGGGTTTCTTTAGTACTTGTTCTCTAGACAAGTGGAGCAGAGATTTATGTATGTCTGAATCTTTTTTCGAATTTgtggaaaataataatttttaaggaTTACCGCATAGTTCTCATCTGCCCCTCGATGTGCTCTCTGATGTGTCTCTTCTATGATCCTGTTTTGATCCTCGTTAGTTAGCACGTCCTGTAGAATAGATTTAGTTAATACAACTTTGAAAAGTTTATTacgtgaaaaatgatttttatatatCTCTTGTAAGGTACTAACAACACTTTCGGGACACAATATACCTGTTTTTTTTATGGTGCAtgtattcatgaaaaatcgtgATAGCAGTTCTGGAATCGTAGTCCGGCCGTGAAATCGTTGTTCTATAGACTCCTGGAAAAATTAGCTCAGATACGTTATCCTCTTGTTGTCCAATTTTTAGAACTATCtggtttttgaaataatttagtGGAAGTTTTGTAATTTTGATAAGATCACTATCGTCAGCGTCTGTAGAATGGGTTGAATTGTCATCCGAGGATTCATCAAACTGTTCGTTGTAATTTATATCACTGTTTATCCGCGATAGTCCATCGGCAACTACATTTTGCTTTCCTGGTCTATGACGGATTTCATAGTCAAATTCTTCTAAACGAAGCTTCCAACGTAGTAATTTGTTATGGGGATCTTTTaggatcctaccgactgcgccagttaacaAGTTAAATGAATTTCGGAATAATAACGTAAGCCACTGAACGAATTGGAGGGTCGATGACAACTGAGAATTTACTTTATTGCCTATTTTCACAGAGGTCTGATTATTATGGTTTCCTAACTGCCTGTTAAGCTGTTTCTTATTGCGTGCATTCTGGGTGTCGTTGTTGGTGCGTGGTCAGCTTGTTAGAATGTGTGTCAACGTTCGTTCGTTCGATGACACATTGGTTCACATCGTGTGGCGTGGAGCGAtcgcttgttgttgttgtgttgtTGATATCGGGATGCTCGATAAGTATTGTGGGTGATCCTTttgtaacttatatatatatatatatatatatatatatatatatatatatatatatatatatatatatatatatatatatatatatatatatatatatatatatatataggggaaatccatttgcatatgaagtaaaattctaacTATACACgtgcgtaacatgagcaaatttataacacatgcgagtTGGGGCTCTTTTGCTATTGACAAATTCTTCcacacagtaactcgatgttgatagttctttaattgtttccatcgttgatcgtattttttttacACACTCGCGTTGGAGAGCTTCAAAcattctcttcgttggccgaggcattttgattgaatgtaatattttcccgtttactatttttgacagcagaggcattaaacgtaaaaataatatcttGTGTGTAATCGAttagaatttggttgatatttcttgatggaagtgtgcgaaaagtttaattttttacacactgtttcgcaaaattattgattttttt
Protein-coding sequences here:
- the LOC129762271 gene encoding uncharacterized protein LOC129762271 translates to MNTCTIKKTGILCPESVVSTLQEIYKNHFSRNKLFKVVLTKSILQDVLTNEDQNRIIEETHQRAHRGADENYAKFKICWFLFISLLGITNSSQLHIQNLYENPLLITSEKLCRVQTGNIKIIHPIDMYEIEQTVNLLTSLSYTKFEEKNPLTNIIKYRIKKLYTNFYHIKPQNHSRQKRWDSLGYGWKWIAGSPDAQDLRIINSTMNDLIEQNNQQYQVNVQINERIKSLTNAVNQITSNLHTVKIILDELKVITIILNIDIINTLLEDIQEAIILSKTSAINGRMLSIHEISVIRTLLQNQGIEIQLPDEALQFVTPKIVVTKRCCYTS